One stretch of Nocardioides perillae DNA includes these proteins:
- the rplK gene encoding 50S ribosomal protein L11, translating to MPPKKKIAALVKVQLQAGAATPAPPVGTALGPHGVNIMDFCKAYNAQTESMRGNVIPVEITIYEDRSFTFVTKTPPAAELIKKAAGLQKGSGVPHKEKVGKLTKDQVREIATTKLPDLNANDVEAAMKIVEGTARSMGVTVD from the coding sequence ATGCCTCCCAAGAAGAAGATCGCAGCGCTCGTTAAGGTGCAGCTGCAGGCCGGTGCCGCGACGCCGGCGCCGCCCGTCGGCACCGCGCTCGGTCCGCACGGCGTCAACATCATGGACTTCTGCAAGGCCTACAACGCGCAGACCGAGTCCATGCGCGGCAACGTGATCCCCGTCGAGATCACCATCTACGAGGACCGCTCCTTCACCTTCGTCACCAAGACGCCGCCCGCGGCCGAGCTGATCAAGAAGGCCGCCGGCCTGCAGAAGGGCTCCGGCGTCCCGCACAAGGAGAAGGTCGGCAAGCTGACGAAGGACCAGGTCCGCGAGATCGCGACGACCAAGCTCCCCGACCTCAACGCCAACGACGTCGAGGCCGCGATGAAGATCGTCGAGGGCACCGCCCGCTCCATGGGCGTCACCGTCGACTGA
- the nusG gene encoding transcription termination/antitermination protein NusG: MTEQHVPEQTDHTDEPEATLEDAVATADAVEAAGDDVDEQAEPFAGAADDLDGTDEALGTDGTDAELDDAAGETVEDAVDAAEADDDDPLEAFRRELWAKPGDWYVVHTYAGMEKRVKANLENRIVSLNMEDYIYEVVVPTEDVAEIKNGQRKTVNRTRFPAYVLVRMDLTDESWAAVRNTPSVTSFVGHSHQPVPLTLSEVENWLAPVVVAAAEKEAVAAGDGSGGGATTARKPVEVADFDVSDSVMVIDGPFATLHATITEINAESQRVKALVEIFGRETPVELSFNQIQRV; the protein is encoded by the coding sequence GTGACGGAGCAGCACGTGCCGGAGCAGACCGACCACACCGACGAGCCCGAGGCGACCCTCGAGGACGCCGTCGCGACCGCCGACGCCGTCGAGGCCGCGGGCGACGACGTCGACGAGCAGGCCGAGCCGTTCGCCGGTGCCGCCGACGACCTCGACGGCACCGACGAGGCGCTCGGCACCGACGGCACCGACGCCGAGCTCGACGACGCCGCTGGCGAGACCGTCGAGGACGCCGTCGACGCGGCCGAGGCCGACGACGACGACCCGCTCGAGGCCTTCCGGCGCGAGCTGTGGGCCAAGCCCGGCGACTGGTACGTCGTGCACACCTACGCCGGCATGGAGAAGCGGGTCAAGGCCAACCTCGAGAACCGCATCGTGTCGCTCAACATGGAGGACTACATCTACGAGGTGGTCGTCCCCACCGAGGACGTCGCGGAGATCAAGAACGGTCAGCGCAAGACCGTCAACCGCACCCGCTTCCCCGCCTACGTGCTGGTCCGCATGGACCTCACCGACGAGTCGTGGGCCGCGGTCCGCAACACCCCGTCGGTCACCTCGTTCGTCGGCCACAGCCACCAGCCGGTCCCGCTGACCCTCAGCGAGGTCGAGAACTGGCTGGCCCCGGTCGTCGTGGCGGCGGCCGAGAAGGAGGCGGTCGCCGCGGGCGACGGCTCCGGCGGCGGTGCGACGACGGCCCGCAAGCCCGTCGAGGTCGCCGACTTCGACGTCTCCGACTCCGTCATGGTCATCGACGGTCCGTTCGCCACGCTGCACGCGACCATCACCGAGATCAACGCCGAGTCCCAGAGGGTCAAGGCCCTCGTCGAGATCTTCGGCCGGGAGACCCCGGTCGAGCTGAGCTTCAACCAGATCCAGCGGGTCTGA
- the secE gene encoding preprotein translocase subunit SecE has product MADSGAVRGSQEKDDRTGPVTFYKQVVAELRKVVYPTREQLVTYFIVVMVFVVVMMAIVAGLDLGFGQLVFEIFTAGQ; this is encoded by the coding sequence GTGGCGGACAGCGGCGCCGTGCGGGGTTCGCAGGAGAAGGACGACCGCACGGGTCCGGTGACCTTCTACAAGCAGGTCGTCGCCGAGCTGCGCAAGGTCGTCTACCCGACCCGCGAGCAGCTCGTCACCTACTTCATCGTGGTGATGGTCTTCGTGGTCGTGATGATGGCGATCGTCGCCGGACTCGACCTCGGTTTCGGCCAGCTGGTCTTCGAGATCTTCACCGCGGGGCAGTGA
- a CDS encoding pyridoxal phosphate-dependent aminotransferase, translated as MSAATPTDGPSAPSPAGAAAPRVSARVGGIAESATLKVDAKAKALKAEGRPVIGFGAGEPDFPTPDYVVEAAVEACRDPKNHRYTPAGGLPELKKAIAEKTRRDSGVEVDPAQVLVTNGGKQAIYEAFAALLDPGDEVVVPAPYWTTYPEAIRLAGGVPVEVLADETQDYKVTVEQLEAARTERTKVLLFVSPSNPTGAVYTADEVRAVGAWALEHGLWVLTDEIYEHLVYDGVETGSILALCPDLADRCVVVNGVAKTYAMTGWRVGWLIGPADVVKAAGNLQSHATSNVANVSQRAALAAVAGDLTAVDEMKVAFDRRRRTITAMLNEVDGIVCPEPKGAFYAYPSVKGLLGREHHGRRVETSAELAELILEEAEVAVVPGEAFGSPGYLRLSYALGDDDLVEGVSRIQRLFA; from the coding sequence ATGAGCGCAGCCACGCCCACCGACGGCCCGTCCGCCCCCTCCCCCGCCGGCGCGGCGGCGCCGCGCGTCTCCGCGCGCGTCGGCGGCATCGCCGAGTCGGCGACGCTCAAGGTGGACGCCAAGGCCAAGGCGCTCAAGGCCGAGGGGCGCCCCGTCATCGGCTTCGGCGCGGGCGAGCCGGACTTCCCGACCCCCGACTACGTCGTCGAGGCGGCGGTCGAGGCGTGCCGCGACCCGAAGAACCACCGCTACACCCCTGCCGGCGGCCTGCCCGAGCTCAAGAAGGCGATCGCCGAGAAGACCCGTCGCGACAGCGGCGTCGAGGTGGACCCCGCCCAGGTGCTCGTGACCAACGGCGGCAAGCAGGCGATCTACGAGGCCTTCGCAGCGCTCCTCGACCCGGGCGACGAGGTGGTGGTCCCGGCGCCGTACTGGACGACGTACCCCGAGGCGATCCGGCTCGCCGGCGGCGTGCCCGTCGAGGTGCTCGCCGACGAGACCCAGGACTACAAGGTCACCGTCGAGCAGCTCGAGGCCGCGCGCACCGAGCGCACCAAGGTGCTGCTCTTCGTCTCCCCCTCCAACCCGACCGGCGCCGTCTACACCGCCGACGAGGTGCGGGCGGTCGGCGCGTGGGCCCTCGAGCACGGGCTGTGGGTGCTGACCGACGAGATCTACGAGCACCTCGTCTACGACGGCGTCGAGACCGGCTCGATCCTCGCGCTGTGCCCCGACCTCGCGGACCGCTGCGTGGTCGTCAACGGCGTCGCCAAGACCTACGCCATGACCGGCTGGCGGGTGGGCTGGCTCATCGGACCGGCCGACGTGGTGAAGGCGGCCGGCAACCTGCAGTCGCACGCGACCTCCAACGTCGCCAACGTCTCGCAGCGCGCGGCCCTCGCCGCCGTGGCGGGCGACCTCACCGCGGTCGACGAGATGAAGGTCGCCTTCGACCGGCGCCGCCGCACCATCACCGCGATGCTCAACGAGGTCGACGGCATCGTCTGCCCCGAGCCCAAGGGCGCCTTCTACGCCTACCCGTCGGTCAAGGGGCTGCTCGGCCGCGAGCACCACGGGCGGCGCGTCGAGACCTCGGCCGAGCTCGCCGAGCTGATCCTGGAGGAGGCCGAGGTGGCGGTCGTGCCGGGCGAGGCGTTCGGCTCGCCGGGCTACCTGCGGCTGTCCTACGCGCTGGGCGACGACGACCTGGTCGAGGGCGTCTCGCGCATCCAGCGGCTCTTCGCCTGA
- a CDS encoding adenosine deaminase, with the protein MRDLHALPKAHLHLHFTGSMRHATLLELAERDGVALPDSLVEDWPPRLSAADEKGWFRFQRLYDVARSVLRTEDDVRRLVREAAEDDVADGGRWLEIQVDPSGYAARFGGITAFTDLVLDCVRDASQRTGLGIALVVAANRTRHPLDARTLARLAAQYADRGIVGFGLSNDERRGTTADFAPAFVIARRAGLLLVPHGGELRGADHVVTCVERLHADRLGHGVRSAEDPDVLRRVVDAGVALEVCPTSNVSLGVFSDLSSVPLPTLLEAGATVALGADDPLLFGSRLAGQYATMRAAHDLDDATLARLARMSFAASRAPADLRARAEADIDAWLAAPA; encoded by the coding sequence GTGCGCGACCTGCACGCGCTGCCGAAGGCGCACCTGCACCTGCACTTCACCGGCTCGATGCGGCACGCCACGCTGCTCGAGCTGGCCGAGCGCGACGGCGTGGCGCTGCCCGACTCGCTGGTCGAGGACTGGCCGCCGCGGCTCTCCGCCGCCGACGAGAAGGGCTGGTTCCGCTTCCAGCGGCTCTACGACGTCGCGCGGTCGGTGCTGCGCACCGAGGACGACGTGCGCCGCCTCGTGCGCGAGGCGGCCGAGGACGACGTCGCCGACGGGGGGCGGTGGCTGGAGATCCAGGTCGACCCGAGCGGCTACGCCGCGCGCTTCGGCGGCATCACGGCCTTCACCGACCTCGTGCTCGACTGCGTGCGCGACGCCTCGCAGCGCACCGGGCTGGGCATCGCCCTGGTCGTCGCCGCCAACCGCACCCGCCACCCGCTCGACGCCCGCACGCTCGCACGCCTGGCCGCGCAGTACGCCGACCGCGGCATCGTGGGCTTCGGGCTGTCCAACGACGAGCGGCGCGGGACGACCGCCGACTTCGCGCCCGCCTTCGTCATCGCGCGGCGCGCCGGCCTGCTCCTCGTGCCGCACGGCGGCGAGCTGCGCGGGGCCGACCACGTCGTCACCTGCGTCGAGCGGCTGCACGCCGACCGCCTCGGCCACGGGGTGCGCTCCGCCGAGGACCCCGACGTGCTGCGCCGGGTGGTCGACGCGGGCGTGGCCCTCGAGGTCTGCCCGACCTCCAACGTCTCGCTCGGCGTCTTCTCCGACCTGTCCTCGGTGCCGTTGCCGACGCTGCTCGAGGCGGGCGCCACCGTCGCGCTCGGGGCCGACGACCCGTTGCTCTTCGGCTCCCGCCTCGCGGGGCAGTACGCCACCATGCGCGCGGCGCACGACCTCGACGACGCCACCCTGGCCCGGCTGGCCCGGATGTCCTTCGCCGCTTCCCGCGCCCCCGCCGACCTGCGGGCCCGCGCCGAGGCGGACATCGACGCCTGGCTGGCGGCGCCCGCCTGA
- a CDS encoding UDP-N-acetylmuramate dehydrogenase, whose amino-acid sequence MPDGAGVPVALRDLTTLRLGGPVGRFVAATTEAELLAAVAAADAAGEPLLLVSGGSNLVVADEGFPGTVVRVATRGVRADTEDGADVEPGPTCGGVLVSVAAGEPWDPFVARAVDEGWVGIEALSGIPGAVGSTPVQNVGAYGQEVADTVARVRAYDRVERRVRTLAAADCGFGYRDSRFKREPGRWVVLEVVFQLARGTLSTPVRYAELARTLGVDPGGRAPLAEVREAVLGLRRGKGMVLDDADPDTWSAGSFFTNPVLAPADADRLPPDAPRFPQPDGRVKTSAAWLIDRAGFAKGHAVAGGSARATLSTKHTLALTNRGEASTADLLALAREVRDGVEARFGVRLEHEPVLVGCEL is encoded by the coding sequence GTGCCTGACGGCGCCGGGGTCCCCGTCGCGCTGCGCGACCTCACGACGCTGCGCCTCGGCGGGCCCGTGGGCCGCTTCGTGGCGGCGACGACCGAGGCGGAGCTGCTCGCGGCGGTGGCCGCCGCCGACGCGGCAGGCGAGCCCCTGCTGCTCGTCTCGGGCGGCAGCAACCTGGTCGTGGCCGACGAGGGCTTCCCGGGCACGGTCGTGCGCGTCGCGACCCGCGGGGTGCGCGCCGACACCGAGGACGGAGCGGACGTCGAGCCCGGCCCGACCTGCGGCGGGGTGCTCGTGAGCGTCGCGGCCGGCGAGCCCTGGGACCCCTTCGTCGCGCGCGCCGTCGACGAGGGCTGGGTGGGGATCGAGGCGCTCTCCGGCATCCCGGGCGCGGTCGGCTCGACCCCGGTGCAGAACGTCGGTGCCTACGGCCAGGAGGTGGCCGACACCGTGGCGCGCGTGCGTGCCTACGACCGCGTCGAGCGCCGCGTGCGCACGCTCGCCGCCGCGGACTGCGGCTTCGGCTACCGCGACAGCCGCTTCAAGCGGGAGCCGGGGCGCTGGGTGGTGCTCGAGGTGGTCTTCCAGCTCGCCCGCGGCACGCTGTCGACCCCCGTGCGCTACGCCGAGCTGGCCCGCACACTGGGGGTCGACCCGGGGGGTCGCGCCCCTCTCGCCGAGGTGCGGGAGGCCGTGCTCGGCCTGCGCCGCGGCAAGGGCATGGTGCTCGACGACGCCGACCCCGACACCTGGAGCGCCGGCTCGTTCTTCACCAACCCCGTGCTCGCGCCCGCCGACGCCGACCGGCTCCCACCCGACGCGCCGCGCTTCCCCCAGCCCGACGGCCGGGTCAAGACCAGCGCCGCCTGGCTCATCGACCGCGCCGGCTTCGCGAAGGGCCACGCCGTCGCCGGCGGCTCGGCCCGCGCCACGCTGTCGACGAAGCACACCCTGGCCCTCACCAACCGCGGCGAGGCCAGCACCGCCGACCTGCTGGCGCTGGCGCGCGAGGTCCGCGACGGCGTCGAGGCCCGATTCGGCGTCCGCCTCGAGCACGAGCCCGTGCTCGTCGGCTGCGAGCTGTAG
- a CDS encoding MaoC/PaaZ C-terminal domain-containing protein, producing MSGLAAGDVLAPRTFAVTRADLVRYAGASGDRNPIHWSDRVATAVGLPGVIAHGMLTLGLAAQAVSEWTDGAEVVELGSKFTAPVVVPDDDTGVEVVVAATVTSVDDGLVRLALEVTCGGQKVLGRPTAVVRA from the coding sequence GTGAGCGGCCTGGCAGCCGGCGACGTGCTGGCGCCGCGCACCTTCGCGGTGACCCGTGCCGACCTGGTCCGCTACGCCGGGGCCAGCGGCGACCGCAACCCGATCCACTGGTCCGACCGCGTCGCCACCGCGGTCGGCCTGCCCGGCGTGATCGCCCACGGCATGCTCACCCTGGGCCTCGCGGCGCAGGCCGTGTCCGAGTGGACCGACGGCGCCGAGGTCGTCGAGCTCGGCTCGAAGTTCACCGCACCCGTGGTCGTGCCCGACGACGACACCGGGGTCGAGGTCGTCGTGGCGGCCACGGTCACCTCGGTCGACGACGGCCTGGTCCGCCTCGCGCTCGAGGTGACCTGCGGTGGGCAGAAGGTGCTCGGGCGACCCACGGCGGTCGTCCGTGCCTGA
- a CDS encoding FAS1-like dehydratase domain-containing protein, producing MALDASLVGATYPPTAPYLVTAERVAEFAAATGGSWAPGAPVPPTFPIVLAFAAMQEFLDAEQVALHRIVHGEQRFAYARPVRPGDELSAVLTVASLRTIGGNDVVGTRSEVTDAAGALVCTASATLVHRGEEASA from the coding sequence ATGGCCCTCGACGCGTCGCTGGTCGGCGCCACCTACCCGCCGACCGCGCCCTACCTCGTGACCGCCGAGCGGGTCGCCGAGTTCGCCGCCGCGACCGGCGGGTCCTGGGCCCCGGGCGCCCCGGTGCCGCCGACCTTCCCGATCGTGCTCGCCTTCGCCGCGATGCAGGAGTTCCTCGACGCCGAGCAGGTCGCGCTGCACCGGATCGTGCACGGGGAGCAGCGCTTCGCCTACGCTCGGCCCGTGCGGCCCGGCGACGAGCTGAGCGCGGTGCTCACGGTCGCGAGCCTGCGCACCATCGGGGGCAACGACGTCGTCGGCACCCGCAGCGAGGTCACCGACGCCGCGGGCGCGCTGGTGTGCACCGCGAGCGCCACGCTCGTGCACCGCGGCGAGGAGGCGTCCGCGTGA
- the rpmG gene encoding 50S ribosomal protein L33 gives MASKSSDVRPKITLACTVCKERNYITKKNRRNDPDRMDLKKFCPRCRTHTDHRETR, from the coding sequence GTGGCCAGCAAGAGCTCTGACGTTCGCCCCAAGATCACGCTCGCGTGCACGGTCTGCAAGGAGCGCAACTACATCACCAAGAAGAACCGCCGCAACGACCCCGACCGCATGGACCTCAAGAAGTTCTGCCCGCGTTGCCGCACCCACACCGACCACCGCGAGACCCGCTGA